One window of the Pseudomonadota bacterium genome contains the following:
- a CDS encoding pentapeptide repeat-containing protein, translating into MPQGFPKGAERSAKEEPMVDKTHLAVLLESISAWNAWRETHKETRPELSHASLCGLDLIDANLSGADLSNADLRGAVLTGASLIGANLEGADCFRAVLAGADLDGANLHGAKFLSCPQLAEARNWQKAIRDLDHACGAPIPSHRTHH; encoded by the coding sequence ATGCCTCAGGGGTTTCCGAAGGGGGCGGAACGGTCGGCAAAGGAGGAACCGATGGTGGACAAGACGCATCTGGCGGTGCTCTTGGAAAGTATCAGCGCATGGAATGCGTGGCGGGAGACCCACAAGGAGACGCGGCCGGAGCTCTCGCATGCGAGCTTGTGTGGATTGGACCTCATCGACGCGAATCTTTCCGGGGCCGATCTCAGCAATGCGGATTTGCGCGGCGCGGTTCTCACCGGCGCCTCCTTGATCGGCGCCAACCTCGAGGGAGCCGACTGCTTCCGGGCGGTCTTGGCCGGCGCCGATCTCGACGGCGCCAATCTCCACGGCGCCAAGTTTCTGAGCTGTCCGCAGCTTGCGGAAGCGCGGAACTGGCAAAAGGCAATCCGGGACTTGGACCACGCCTGCGGCGCTCCCATTCCCTCGCATCGTACCCACCATTGA